A window of Nitrospiraceae bacterium contains these coding sequences:
- the rpsE gene encoding 30S ribosomal protein S5, giving the protein MRVNPDELNLKDKVVFINRVAKVVKGGKRFNFCALVVVGDGQGWVGIGKGKAAEVPVAIAKAVQQAKKHLVHVPLKSGTIPHEVHGLFGGEHVLLKPAAEGTGIIAGGAVRAVVELVGAHNIISKTLGRGNPFNTVRATLNGLCQLKNPEQVLQLRRGVGSQVAHGATV; this is encoded by the coding sequence GTGCGAGTTAATCCAGACGAGCTGAACCTTAAAGACAAAGTGGTGTTCATCAACCGCGTTGCGAAAGTCGTCAAGGGCGGAAAGCGATTCAACTTCTGCGCGCTGGTTGTGGTCGGTGACGGGCAGGGGTGGGTCGGGATTGGAAAAGGGAAAGCAGCTGAAGTCCCGGTTGCCATCGCGAAGGCGGTGCAGCAGGCGAAGAAGCACCTAGTCCATGTGCCGCTCAAATCGGGGACGATTCCTCACGAAGTGCACGGATTGTTTGGCGGCGAACATGTTCTTCTGAAGCCGGCTGCTGAAGGAACGGGAATTATTGCGGGAGGCGCCGTGCGGGCGGTCGTGGAGTTGGTTGGAGCCCACAATATTATTTCGAAGACGCTCGGGCGAGGGAATCCATTTAATACGGTCCGCGCCACGTTGAACGGGCTGTGTCAGCTCAAGAATCCCGAACAAGTGCTGCAATTGAGGCGAGGTGTCGGAAGCCAGGTTGCCCACGGAGCGACAGTCTGA
- the rplR gene encoding 50S ribosomal protein L18, with product MRTEEKARQLARRQQRVRQRVFGTPDRPRLNVFRSSAHIYAQVIDDVKGATLAAASSLDQSLRKSLKSTGSIEAAKAVGKLLAERAKAAKVTAVVFDRAGRLYHGRIKALADASREGGLKF from the coding sequence ATGAGAACCGAAGAGAAAGCGCGTCAGTTAGCGCGTCGACAGCAGCGGGTTCGTCAGCGAGTTTTTGGAACACCGGATCGTCCCCGTTTAAACGTGTTCCGGAGCAGCGCGCACATCTATGCGCAAGTAATCGATGACGTCAAGGGAGCCACATTGGCGGCTGCGTCTTCGCTCGACCAGTCCCTCCGAAAATCATTGAAATCGACTGGTAGCATTGAGGCGGCGAAAGCGGTGGGGAAGCTGTTGGCCGAACGGGCGAAAGCTGCAAAAGTGACAGCGGTCGTGTTTGATCGAGCCGGACGACTCTATCACGGCCGGATTAAGGCCCTTGCCGATGCATCACGTGAAGGGGGACTCAAGTTCTAG
- the rplF gene encoding 50S ribosomal protein L6, with amino-acid sequence MSRIGKKPIAIPSGVDVKVAGPVVSVKGPLGKLDWTLVSGIGVKVENGQVVVTRPNDDRNVRAIHGLVRAELNNMIHGVTKGYERNLEITGVGYKAQVQGRTMSFNVGYINPVTYAVPPGIEVKVDKQTLINVKGADKRLVGQVAANLRALKPPDVYKQKGVRYVGETLRKKEGKTGK; translated from the coding sequence ATGTCACGGATAGGGAAAAAGCCCATTGCAATTCCAAGCGGTGTCGATGTGAAAGTCGCCGGACCGGTGGTGTCAGTTAAGGGACCGCTGGGAAAGCTCGACTGGACGCTCGTCTCGGGTATTGGTGTCAAGGTCGAGAACGGTCAAGTGGTGGTGACGCGCCCCAATGACGACCGGAACGTGCGCGCGATCCATGGGTTAGTTCGGGCCGAACTCAACAATATGATCCATGGAGTGACGAAAGGATATGAGCGCAATCTTGAAATTACCGGAGTCGGATACAAGGCGCAGGTCCAGGGGCGGACGATGAGTTTCAACGTGGGCTACATCAATCCGGTGACCTACGCCGTGCCTCCCGGCATCGAGGTCAAGGTAGATAAGCAGACTCTCATCAACGTGAAGGGAGCGGATAAGCGATTGGTCGGGCAAGTGGCGGCTAACTTACGTGCGCTCAAGCCCCCCGATGTCTATAAACAGAAGGGCGTTCGTTACGTTGGTGAAACCTTACGCAAGAAAGAAGGCAAGACCGGAAAGTAG
- the rpsH gene encoding 30S ribosomal protein S8, with the protein MVTDPIGDLLVRLRNGARRHHEVVTVPASKLKREVLRVLQAEGFIQGVEQAVEEGHPVLKVQLRYVGEGQSMISGMERISKPGCRVYVGSKDISKVRNGIGVSILSTSKGIMTDRESRHAGLGGEVLCSVW; encoded by the coding sequence ATGGTGACGGATCCGATCGGCGACCTTTTGGTGAGATTGCGGAACGGTGCGCGACGACATCACGAAGTGGTGACGGTTCCCGCATCCAAACTGAAACGCGAGGTCTTGAGGGTGCTCCAGGCCGAAGGATTTATCCAAGGCGTCGAGCAAGCGGTGGAAGAAGGCCATCCTGTCCTCAAGGTCCAGTTGCGATATGTCGGAGAAGGCCAGTCGATGATTTCAGGGATGGAACGGATCAGCAAACCTGGTTGTCGCGTGTATGTCGGCAGCAAGGACATCTCCAAGGTCAGGAACGGGATCGGAGTCTCCATCCTTTCGACGTCGAAAGGGATCATGACGGACCGAGAGTCTCGTCATGCGGGACTCGGAGGAGAAGTACTGTGCTCCGTGTGGTAA
- a CDS encoding type Z 30S ribosomal protein S14 — protein MSRLALRNKSAAKSKFPTRDYHRCPLCGRVRGYLRRFRMCRICFRLLSLKGEIPGVRKASW, from the coding sequence GTGTCGAGGTTAGCGCTCAGAAACAAGTCGGCCGCTAAGTCCAAGTTTCCCACGAGGGACTATCACCGCTGTCCGCTATGTGGCCGTGTGCGGGGCTATCTTCGACGGTTCCGCATGTGCAGAATTTGTTTTCGGTTGTTGAGCTTAAAGGGAGAAATTCCCGGCGTCAGAAAGGCGAGTTGGTAG
- the rplE gene encoding 50S ribosomal protein L5 produces MVKGEKDKGGKPAGRPAKKGTPPAPALTDDGSEESKFRPRLRDMYQQQVVPALMKEFGYKNIMQVPKLDRIVLNVGMGEAIQNVKLLESATTELGAITGQKPIVTRAKKAIAGFKLRQGLPIGTKVTLRNRRMYEFFDRLVTLALPRIRDFRGVSPKAFDGRGNYTLGLKEQLIFPEIHYDEVASIHGMDITIVTTARTNDEGKALLKQLGMPFRT; encoded by the coding sequence ATGGTCAAGGGTGAGAAAGACAAAGGCGGGAAGCCGGCTGGGCGACCGGCGAAAAAAGGGACTCCGCCCGCTCCCGCGTTGACAGACGACGGCAGCGAGGAGTCCAAGTTTCGGCCGCGGCTGCGCGACATGTATCAGCAGCAAGTCGTCCCGGCACTCATGAAGGAGTTCGGATACAAGAACATCATGCAAGTGCCCAAGCTCGACCGGATCGTGTTGAATGTCGGCATGGGTGAGGCGATTCAAAACGTGAAGCTTCTGGAAAGTGCGACGACTGAGCTGGGGGCGATTACCGGGCAGAAGCCGATCGTGACTCGCGCCAAGAAAGCGATCGCCGGGTTCAAGCTGCGTCAGGGCCTGCCGATCGGGACGAAGGTGACGCTGCGTAACCGACGGATGTATGAATTCTTTGACCGGCTCGTGACCTTGGCGCTTCCCCGCATTCGAGATTTTCGCGGGGTGTCACCCAAAGCCTTCGACGGACGGGGCAACTATACGTTAGGGCTGAAGGAACAACTGATCTTTCCGGAAATCCATTACGACGAAGTGGCATCGATCCATGGAATGGATATTACGATCGTCACGACCGCAAGAACGAACGACGAAGGCAAGGCGCTGCTCAAGCAATTGGGCATGCCGTTCAGAACGTAA
- the rplX gene encoding 50S ribosomal protein L24 → MQKSRIRKGDTVVVMVGRDKGKSGKVLSVDLGAGRVLVEKVNIIKRHTKPNQKVKQGGILEREAPLALSKVMFLCPVTQKPTRLGIRTLNDGRRVRFSKKSKEIVD, encoded by the coding sequence TTGCAGAAAAGTCGAATTCGAAAAGGCGATACGGTCGTGGTCATGGTGGGCCGCGACAAAGGGAAGTCCGGGAAGGTATTGTCGGTCGACCTTGGGGCCGGAAGAGTCCTGGTTGAAAAGGTCAATATCATCAAACGGCACACGAAACCGAACCAAAAAGTAAAGCAGGGCGGCATTCTCGAGCGCGAGGCTCCATTGGCGTTGTCGAAAGTGATGTTTTTGTGTCCTGTAACGCAAAAGCCGACACGGTTAGGGATCCGGACACTCAACGACGGACGGCGCGTCCGGTTTAGTAAGAAATCAAAGGAAATCGTCGATTAG
- the rplN gene encoding 50S ribosomal protein L14: MIQSYTYMDVADNSGAKQAMCFHVLGGTRRRYASLGDVIVVTVKEAIPQATVKKGDVSRAVIVRTTKEVRREDGSYIKFDRNACVLINKEGEPIGTRIFGPVARELRWKKFMKIISLAPEVL; this comes from the coding sequence ATGATTCAGAGCTATACCTACATGGACGTGGCCGATAATTCAGGGGCCAAGCAGGCCATGTGTTTTCATGTGCTCGGTGGGACCAGGCGACGATATGCCTCATTGGGTGATGTGATTGTCGTGACCGTGAAAGAAGCGATCCCTCAGGCGACGGTGAAGAAGGGTGATGTGAGCCGAGCTGTCATCGTGAGGACGACGAAGGAAGTCCGCCGGGAAGACGGGTCGTATATCAAGTTCGATCGCAATGCCTGCGTGCTCATTAATAAGGAAGGGGAGCCGATCGGAACCCGTATTTTCGGGCCGGTCGCGCGAGAATTGCGCTGGAAGAAGTTCATGAAGATCATCTCTTTGGCTCCGGAAGTGTTGTAA
- the rpsQ gene encoding 30S ribosomal protein S17 — translation MAEATAKRREWVGRVISNKMNKTVVVAVERSVIHPVYRKILRRVTKLKAHDEQNTCRIGDRVRMIETRPISNDKHWRVVEVLEKGQTE, via the coding sequence ATGGCGGAGGCGACAGCAAAGCGGCGAGAGTGGGTGGGCCGGGTCATCAGCAACAAGATGAATAAGACGGTGGTGGTGGCGGTGGAGCGTTCGGTGATTCATCCGGTGTATCGCAAGATCCTCCGCCGGGTGACCAAACTAAAAGCGCACGACGAGCAGAACACCTGTCGGATTGGAGACCGGGTGCGCATGATCGAGACACGGCCGATCAGCAACGACAAACACTGGCGCGTCGTGGAAGTCTTGGAAAAGGGACAAACCGAGTAA
- the rpmC gene encoding 50S ribosomal protein L29, whose protein sequence is MDLKELRQLTGAELAEKAQQLTQELFNLRFQLGTGRLENPMQIRKTKRNIAQVKTILREVERKEPSSTNVKGA, encoded by the coding sequence ATGGATTTGAAAGAACTGCGACAGTTGACGGGTGCAGAATTGGCTGAAAAGGCGCAACAGCTGACGCAAGAGCTGTTCAACCTTCGGTTTCAGCTCGGGACCGGGCGTTTGGAAAATCCCATGCAGATCAGGAAAACAAAGCGAAACATCGCTCAAGTGAAGACGATCCTGCGTGAAGTTGAACGCAAGGAACCGTCGTCGACGAACGTGAAAGGGGCCTGA
- the rplP gene encoding 50S ribosomal protein L16, protein MLAPKKVKFRKMMKGRMTGKAYRGGHLTLGEFGLKALEPGWVTSRQIEAARIAITRYVKRGGQVWTRVFPDKPITKKPAETRMGKGKGNPEYWVAVVKPGRILYEMDGVTPEIAHEAFRLASHKLPIATKCVTRGEF, encoded by the coding sequence GTGCTGGCACCAAAAAAGGTCAAATTTCGCAAGATGATGAAGGGCCGCATGACCGGTAAGGCCTATCGTGGCGGACATCTCACTCTGGGAGAGTTCGGCCTCAAAGCTTTGGAGCCCGGCTGGGTCACAAGCCGACAGATCGAAGCCGCCCGTATTGCGATCACCCGCTACGTGAAACGCGGTGGGCAGGTGTGGACAAGAGTCTTTCCCGACAAGCCGATTACGAAGAAACCGGCGGAAACTCGTATGGGAAAGGGCAAGGGAAATCCCGAGTACTGGGTGGCGGTCGTGAAACCGGGCCGGATCCTCTACGAGATGGATGGTGTGACACCGGAAATTGCACACGAAGCGTTCAGGCTAGCGTCTCACAAGCTGCCGATCGCCACCAAATGTGTGACGCGGGGAGAGTTTTAA
- the rpsC gene encoding 30S ribosomal protein S3 produces MGQKTHPVGYRLGYNYTWSSRWYADKDYAKLLHQDIKIRKMVKQRLYHAGVAKVEIERSGDQTRVIIHTARPGIIIGRKGAEVDKLKASLEKEYAGQVYINVKEIKKPELDAQLVSENVATQLEKRVAFRRAMKRSVQSALRLGAQGIKIMIAGRLGGAEIARTEWYREGRVPLHTLRAEVDYGFAEAHTTMGQIGVKTWIYKGEILPVQPLKPEAAFERRLG; encoded by the coding sequence ATGGGGCAGAAGACGCATCCAGTCGGCTATCGCCTGGGATACAACTACACGTGGAGCTCTCGGTGGTATGCCGATAAGGACTACGCCAAGCTGCTGCATCAGGACATCAAGATTCGGAAGATGGTCAAGCAGCGTTTGTACCACGCAGGAGTCGCGAAGGTAGAGATCGAGCGGTCGGGCGATCAAACCCGCGTGATCATCCACACGGCCCGTCCGGGGATCATCATCGGACGGAAGGGAGCGGAAGTCGACAAGCTCAAGGCCTCGCTCGAGAAGGAGTACGCGGGACAGGTCTATATCAATGTGAAAGAGATCAAGAAACCCGAGTTGGACGCGCAACTGGTGAGCGAAAATGTCGCCACCCAGTTGGAAAAGCGCGTAGCCTTCCGTCGGGCCATGAAGCGCAGCGTGCAATCGGCGCTTCGCCTCGGCGCTCAAGGAATTAAGATCATGATTGCCGGTCGTCTTGGCGGTGCGGAAATCGCGAGAACCGAGTGGTATCGGGAAGGTCGTGTGCCGCTCCACACGCTTCGGGCCGAGGTCGATTATGGATTTGCGGAGGCGCATACCACGATGGGGCAGATCGGGGTGAAGACGTGGATTTATAAGGGCGAGATTCTTCCCGTTCAGCCACTCAAACCGGAAGCAGCCTTTGAACGTCGGTTGGGGTAA
- the rplV gene encoding 50S ribosomal protein L22 yields the protein MAEARAILRFVRVAPRKARPVIDMIRGQQVPLALAMLKHTPRHAARVVEKILRSAVANAEQKEMGDSDAMWVSKAFVDCGPTYKRFRARSMGRANAIQKRTSHITIIVAGTGVQGKT from the coding sequence ATGGCAGAAGCAAGAGCGATACTCAGATTTGTTCGCGTGGCGCCCCGGAAGGCACGGCCGGTAATCGATATGATTCGCGGGCAACAGGTTCCTCTGGCGTTGGCGATGCTCAAGCACACCCCGAGGCACGCAGCCCGGGTGGTGGAGAAAATTCTCCGCTCTGCTGTGGCAAATGCCGAACAGAAGGAAATGGGCGACAGCGACGCCATGTGGGTGTCGAAGGCGTTTGTGGATTGCGGGCCGACCTATAAACGGTTTCGCGCACGATCCATGGGACGGGCCAACGCGATCCAAAAACGGACCAGTCACATTACGATCATTGTGGCAGGGACAGGCGTTCAGGGAAAGACGTAG
- the rpsS gene encoding 30S ribosomal protein S19, with product MPRSVTKGAFVDDHLLKKVEQMNQTKDRKLIKTWSRRSTVVPDMIGHTFAVHNGKKFIPVFVTENMVGHKLGEFAPTRFFKGHGQAKTEKAVPLK from the coding sequence ATGCCAAGGTCAGTGACCAAGGGCGCGTTTGTGGATGACCATTTGCTCAAGAAGGTCGAGCAGATGAATCAAACCAAAGATCGCAAGCTCATCAAGACGTGGTCGAGGCGGTCAACCGTGGTTCCGGACATGATCGGTCACACCTTCGCGGTACACAACGGGAAGAAGTTCATTCCTGTCTTTGTGACGGAGAACATGGTCGGACACAAGCTCGGCGAATTCGCTCCGACGCGATTCTTTAAGGGCCATGGACAAGCCAAGACGGAAAAGGCCGTCCCACTGAAATGA
- the rplB gene encoding 50S ribosomal protein L2, translating to MGLKSYKPTTSGRRGMTAVTTEELTKKKPEKRLTEFHLRTSGRNNDGRTTVRFRGAGHKRLYRTIDFRRDKVGIPAKVSALEYDPNRSARIALLQYADGEKRYIVAPIGLQVGDVVQSGPDSEVRPGNALPLASMPLGTTIHNLELKPGKGAQLIRSAGGFAQVMGRDGNYVQVRLKSGEMRRILGSCLATVGQVGNVDHENISVGKAGRSRWKGRRPHVRGVVMNPVDHPHGGGEGKSGQGNPHPVSPWGLPTKGYKTRNNKRTEKFRIARRK from the coding sequence ATGGGATTGAAATCGTATAAGCCGACAACATCGGGACGCCGGGGGATGACCGCGGTCACGACCGAGGAGTTGACGAAGAAGAAACCGGAAAAGAGGCTGACCGAGTTTCACCTCCGGACCAGCGGGCGGAATAATGATGGCCGAACGACCGTGCGGTTTCGCGGCGCGGGGCATAAGCGGTTGTACCGCACGATAGATTTTCGCCGTGACAAAGTGGGCATTCCGGCGAAGGTCAGTGCATTGGAGTATGACCCTAACCGCTCGGCTCGAATCGCTCTCTTGCAGTACGCAGACGGTGAAAAGCGGTACATCGTGGCACCGATCGGATTGCAGGTCGGCGATGTAGTCCAGTCAGGCCCAGACTCGGAAGTACGACCGGGCAATGCCCTGCCCCTTGCGAGTATGCCGTTGGGTACGACGATTCACAATCTCGAGCTCAAGCCTGGCAAAGGGGCGCAGCTCATCCGAAGTGCCGGCGGCTTCGCGCAGGTCATGGGACGAGACGGCAATTATGTCCAAGTTCGCCTGAAATCCGGTGAAATGAGACGAATTCTGGGCTCCTGCTTGGCCACGGTCGGCCAAGTCGGTAATGTCGACCACGAGAACATCAGTGTCGGGAAAGCAGGACGTTCCAGGTGGAAGGGACGACGCCCGCACGTGCGCGGGGTCGTCATGAATCCCGTTGACCATCCTCACGGCGGCGGCGAAGGAAAATCCGGACAAGGGAATCCCCATCCGGTGTCGCCTTGGGGCTTGCCGACGAAGGGCTATAAAACGCGGAACAACAAGCGAACGGAAAAATTCCGTATCGCTCGCCGCAAGTAG
- a CDS encoding 50S ribosomal protein L23 — protein sequence MKVDPRSILVQPLLTEKVTAMRERSNTVGFLVHPDANRIQIKQAVETLLKVKVERVNVLNVRGKIKRLGRFSGKRSDWKKAFVKLKEGEKLELYESA from the coding sequence TGGTGCAACCGCTCTTGACCGAGAAAGTGACGGCGATGCGTGAGCGCAGTAATACGGTAGGGTTCCTCGTTCATCCGGATGCGAATCGCATCCAGATCAAGCAGGCCGTCGAAACGCTCTTGAAGGTCAAAGTAGAGCGCGTCAATGTTCTCAATGTCCGAGGAAAGATCAAGCGACTTGGGCGGTTTTCTGGAAAACGATCGGACTGGAAAAAAGCGTTCGTCAAATTGAAGGAAGGCGAAAAGCTCGAACTTTATGAAAGCGCCTAG